The DNA sequence TAATAATCTCTTTTGGACACATCACAAACATGAACAAATTATGTTACTTCTTATAATAGGAAGAAACATGGCATGCGGTTAATTTGTCTTTGTTACTTTCTACCAAATATCATGATGCTGTTTTAATTAGATAAGACtattaaaataacaataattgaATCAAATAAAGTTGTATGGTCTCTTCTAAATCTGTATATGCAGCTGTATATATCAATTATTTATAAGCACATATTGAGAATTATATATATCATCTATGTATCGAAAATGCAGAGTCATTATCAATCCAAAATAATTAGGTACCCGTACTTCATTTCATGTCAACAGTTAATTAAAAACCTGATTCTCATAGTCACATTCTTTTATGCACTACTAAACAATGAGGCTTCTGCCAGAAGgaatgtaaaagaaaaaaagataaagacaTCCTTTAACCGAAATCTATCCCTTTTTTACACCAGTAAGACTAAGACCACataaagaggaaaaaaaaaaaaggctttCTAGATTAGATTCTGTCTCCAATTAACCGGTGCTAGTCAAAATGCTTTAACTTTTTTTCTTAATGCTGAATGTTGGAGTAATTGATGAAAACAAATTACAGATGGTAATTAACAATGCGAAGACTAAGGAAAATGATTAAAATGGGGTGAACATATTCACATGTTGAAAACAGCACTGGACTAGTAATCTCAAACAGAAGTGGAGGGTGAATGATTAAATTAAGTAaacaaaatatgaaataaataaagatgGGCAAAAAACGCCACGCCCCCATGTCCCATTGCTTTTGAAAAAGCTTTAAATTCCTTATCAAATAATTATAAAGCTGCGTCTGAATAAATTTACCAATCAGTCCCTTTGCTCCAACTATATAACAAGCTAagcttttcttcctttcttttgctctAGTTCATGAAGTTAAATTCTCCCCAAATATTATTATTCTGTCAAAATCTAGAGCCTAATATAATGAATCCTACAGAAATCAAGAAGATCCATGCGATGAAGAGGTACAAGAGGCGTCAATTTCTTGATAATCTGTGTTTCTATTCCTTGATTTTCTTATCCTTCAGCTTGTTCTGTTGTGTCACTCTCTGCTTACCCTACCTTTCTTCTCTTGTCATCAGTGTGAACATCTCAGGTTTAGTTCCCATCTTGTTGAGCTCAAAGCTCTTGTTCATCATAGGCAACATAATCATATTTGTACTCATGTTCAACTCTCGACTCCTTTCTTCAAGTAGTTATACCTCCTCAACCACCAATAATGTTTTATATGATGAATACATTAATAACTGCCAAATGAATAAGCCTCAGATTCCAACTCATTTGGTCATCAATGCTGAGGAGAAGTTTGAGAAGCGTGTTGGAGAGAATTACAGTACTACTCTGGAGGAGTTGAACGGCAACAAAGAGTGGGTTAAGGAAGTTGCAGAAGCCAAAGAGGAGAAGAACACAGATGATGAAAAAGCTGAAGAACCAAGCTTGGTTTGTTCTTGTTCTGATGATTTGAACAAAAGGGCTGAAGACTTCATTGCGAGAGTTAA is a window from the Arachis stenosperma cultivar V10309 chromosome 3, arast.V10309.gnm1.PFL2, whole genome shotgun sequence genome containing:
- the LOC130970129 gene encoding uncharacterized protein LOC130970129; translated protein: MNPTEIKKIHAMKSVNISGLVPILLSSKLLFIIGNIIIFVLMFNSRLLSSSSYTSSTTNNVLYDEYINNCQMNKPQIPTHLVINAEEKFEKRVGENYSTTLEELNGNKEWVKEVAEAKEEKNTDDEKAEEPSLVCSCSDDLNKRAEDFIARVNRQRRLELTLVHCDSY